The following are encoded together in the Capsulimonas corticalis genome:
- a CDS encoding PD40 domain-containing protein yields the protein MTRNSLYRAVSASALFLSVTALPGCGGGGGSSSSSTSTPTGGEQTQTFGALTANVVGALQTPVVGASANTVVTGVAGASITTLQAAQSPNLSYTQIAFDRNGEVYTISPNGANAAELTSDLITYSNATTPVWLLNNSKIAFSRYDTTVSHFQIFTINADKTGMVRLTDGTSDCFNPSASPTNSAILYDTYNSSAGAQQIYSINPTGGAATRLSTGVSVDNDPTWSPDGSKYAYVHYDSTAGHYQIYIANANGSGAHAVFSAYATYDFFEPAWSPDGTKIAFVWKNGSNYHIYAGLVSGASLQGLTSSSYDDFYPAWAPDGSKITFSRTDSTGHSQIYVANADGTQPARISDGSANDATPSWSTLITKRYFVGPAGYNYGTAASGFLYSQQGTAITSLLTFDATTPSGTRVAALPTDVANAPNLIFTISASDALTGLKYWNGLTSTYVRVIGAGSTLATATNAIVSFDAATGLVASVLPYATSHVVKAQSTDALQSHISGGAIVLQGKFLAAMDGKGNNKAPQGASEVRIDSHTGEILSVQ from the coding sequence TTGACAAGAAATTCACTCTACCGCGCTGTTTCCGCATCGGCGCTTTTCCTCAGCGTGACCGCGCTGCCGGGATGTGGCGGCGGCGGCGGCTCGTCCTCCAGCAGCACTTCCACGCCGACCGGTGGAGAACAGACGCAAACGTTTGGCGCGCTGACCGCGAATGTGGTCGGCGCCTTGCAAACGCCGGTTGTCGGCGCTTCCGCGAATACCGTTGTCACGGGGGTGGCGGGCGCCAGCATCACCACGCTTCAAGCCGCACAGTCTCCGAACCTTAGCTACACGCAGATCGCGTTTGATCGCAACGGAGAGGTTTACACGATATCTCCCAACGGCGCAAACGCCGCCGAGCTCACAAGTGATCTCATCACATATTCAAACGCCACAACGCCGGTGTGGCTCCTCAATAACTCCAAGATCGCGTTCTCACGTTATGACACTACGGTGTCACATTTCCAAATCTTCACGATCAACGCCGATAAAACGGGAATGGTGCGACTGACGGATGGGACAAGCGACTGCTTCAACCCCAGCGCATCCCCCACAAACTCGGCCATTCTGTACGACACATACAATTCCAGCGCCGGAGCACAACAGATCTACTCGATTAACCCCACCGGCGGAGCCGCGACGCGCCTCAGCACCGGAGTATCCGTTGATAATGACCCCACGTGGTCGCCGGATGGCTCCAAGTACGCTTACGTCCATTACGACTCAACGGCGGGACACTATCAAATCTATATTGCAAATGCGAATGGTTCCGGAGCACACGCCGTATTCTCGGCTTATGCTACCTATGACTTTTTTGAGCCGGCGTGGTCTCCCGATGGAACCAAGATTGCCTTTGTCTGGAAGAACGGCTCCAACTATCACATCTATGCGGGGCTGGTCAGCGGCGCCAGCTTACAAGGCCTCACCTCCTCGAGTTATGATGATTTTTACCCCGCATGGGCTCCGGACGGCAGTAAAATCACCTTCAGCCGCACGGACTCCACGGGACATTCTCAAATCTATGTCGCCAATGCGGATGGGACACAGCCAGCAAGGATTTCCGACGGCTCCGCGAACGACGCCACTCCCTCCTGGTCCACGCTCATCACCAAGCGTTACTTTGTCGGGCCCGCAGGCTACAACTACGGAACCGCGGCTTCCGGATTCCTGTACAGCCAGCAAGGGACGGCAATCACCAGTCTGCTGACATTCGACGCGACGACGCCTTCGGGAACCAGAGTTGCGGCGCTTCCCACCGACGTCGCCAATGCGCCAAATCTGATCTTTACGATTTCGGCGTCCGATGCTCTCACCGGATTAAAGTATTGGAATGGATTGACGTCCACTTACGTGCGTGTGATTGGAGCCGGCTCAACGCTCGCGACCGCCACGAACGCTATTGTCAGCTTCGACGCCGCTACGGGACTCGTCGCCTCCGTGCTGCCGTACGCCACGAGCCACGTCGTCAAGGCGCAATCCACGGACGCGCTCCAGTCGCACATTTCGGGCGGCGCGATCGTTCTGCAAGGCAAGTTCCTGGCGGCTATGGACGGCAAAGGGAACAATAAGGCGCCGCAGGGGGCCTCTGAGGTTCGCATCGATTCGCACACGGGAGAGATCCTGAGCGTGCAATAA
- a CDS encoding glutaminase family protein, with the protein MKPFASKTFVAFAAASALLPLRGAGAETDLRPPSVPLVTFNPYLSVWSPADHLNEATTQHWTKRDHALVSLIRIDGQTYRLMGNDPVDTPVLPQVGLKVLPTRSIYEFENAAVHVTMTFTTAALPSDLNVLSRPLSYITWEVKSVDGAAHTVSLYDSTSSQLAVNTPEQPVVWKRATFGPLTALSVGTKAQTLLTPPGDDTRIDWGYAYAAANSAQSKSAIGGDAALTASFVKSGALTATDDSRMPRPTTDDQPVLAFTFDLGKVGKTAVSRHISVAYDEIYTVKFFGENLRPYWRRNGATPSTMLQAAEKDYADVQTRCASFDTELMADLTKVGGAKYAQITALAYRQCFAANGLAADKNGKPLFFTKENTSNGDIATVDVIFPMEPIWIMLSPTLAKASLAPVLAYGASDHWKFPNSPHDLGTYPVARGTDDGGEQMPVEESGNILIDCDAIAKAEGNADFVTPWWPQITQWAQYLEQYGLDPEDQLCTDDFMGHLAHNANLSIKGILALAAYSDLCRMRGETANADKYSAIAKADAAHWAKVADAGDHSLLAFDKPNTWSQKYNLVWDKVLGLNVFPDNTGQKEVTYYKTVMQKYGVPLDSRTHITKTDWSIWSATLADNQADFEAVITPIYDYLNTTTSRSPIMDSYVTDDIHSDGMHARPVVGGFFIKALTDQAIWKKWASRDTAKISGWAPLPPKPVTKDVVPTSETTPQTWRYTTDKPADNWTAANFDDSSWKEAPAGFGNNGAHHTDWGTADIWIRRTVTLPAGPYRNLQFSVFHDEDIDAYINGVLAATEGGWTTSYTLLDIAPEARALIKPGAAITLAAHVHQTTGGQGVDLGIVDVQPAK; encoded by the coding sequence ATGAAACCATTTGCGTCCAAGACATTCGTCGCATTCGCGGCGGCGTCGGCGCTCCTGCCGCTGCGCGGCGCGGGAGCGGAAACTGACCTTCGCCCGCCGTCCGTCCCGCTCGTCACCTTCAACCCGTATCTCAGTGTCTGGTCCCCGGCGGATCACCTCAATGAAGCGACCACGCAGCATTGGACCAAGCGCGACCACGCCCTGGTCAGCTTGATTCGCATCGATGGGCAGACCTACCGTCTGATGGGCAACGACCCGGTAGACACGCCCGTGCTGCCGCAGGTCGGCCTCAAAGTGCTGCCGACGCGCAGCATCTACGAATTCGAAAACGCCGCCGTCCACGTCACCATGACGTTCACCACGGCCGCGCTGCCGAGCGATCTGAACGTGCTGTCCCGCCCGCTCTCTTACATCACCTGGGAAGTCAAATCGGTCGACGGCGCCGCCCACACCGTCTCCCTCTACGACAGCACCAGCTCCCAGCTCGCCGTGAACACTCCCGAACAGCCGGTCGTCTGGAAGCGCGCGACGTTCGGACCGCTGACGGCGCTCAGCGTCGGAACCAAGGCGCAGACCCTGCTGACTCCGCCCGGAGACGACACCCGCATCGACTGGGGCTACGCTTATGCGGCCGCGAACTCCGCACAGTCGAAATCGGCGATTGGCGGCGACGCCGCGCTGACGGCGTCGTTCGTCAAGAGCGGCGCGCTGACGGCGACGGATGACAGCCGCATGCCGCGTCCCACCACCGACGATCAGCCCGTCCTCGCGTTCACCTTCGATCTGGGCAAGGTCGGCAAGACCGCCGTATCGCGCCACATAAGCGTGGCCTACGATGAGATTTACACGGTCAAGTTCTTCGGCGAAAACCTGCGCCCCTACTGGCGCCGCAACGGCGCCACGCCGTCCACCATGCTGCAAGCGGCCGAAAAAGATTACGCCGACGTGCAGACGCGCTGCGCGAGCTTCGACACCGAGCTAATGGCCGACCTGACCAAAGTCGGCGGCGCCAAGTACGCGCAGATCACCGCCCTCGCCTACCGCCAGTGCTTCGCCGCAAACGGCCTGGCGGCGGACAAAAACGGCAAGCCGCTCTTCTTCACCAAGGAGAACACCAGCAACGGCGATATCGCCACCGTGGACGTCATCTTCCCGATGGAGCCGATCTGGATCATGCTCAGCCCGACGCTCGCGAAAGCCTCGCTCGCGCCGGTGCTCGCCTACGGCGCATCGGACCACTGGAAGTTCCCCAACTCCCCGCATGACCTGGGCACTTACCCCGTCGCGCGCGGCACTGACGACGGCGGCGAGCAGATGCCGGTCGAAGAATCCGGCAATATCCTGATCGACTGCGACGCCATCGCCAAAGCCGAAGGAAATGCGGACTTCGTGACTCCCTGGTGGCCGCAGATCACGCAGTGGGCTCAGTATCTGGAGCAGTACGGCCTGGACCCCGAGGACCAGCTCTGCACCGACGACTTTATGGGACATCTGGCGCACAACGCGAACCTCTCAATCAAGGGTATCCTCGCGCTGGCCGCCTACAGCGACCTGTGCCGGATGCGCGGCGAGACGGCCAACGCCGACAAGTATTCGGCGATCGCCAAAGCGGACGCGGCGCACTGGGCGAAAGTCGCCGACGCTGGCGACCACTCGCTGCTGGCGTTTGATAAGCCGAATACCTGGAGCCAGAAGTACAATCTTGTCTGGGACAAAGTTCTCGGCCTGAACGTCTTCCCCGACAACACGGGGCAGAAAGAAGTCACCTATTACAAGACGGTGATGCAGAAGTACGGCGTCCCTCTCGACTCGCGCACCCATATCACGAAGACCGACTGGTCGATCTGGAGCGCGACGCTCGCCGATAACCAGGCCGACTTCGAAGCCGTGATCACGCCGATCTATGATTACCTGAACACGACCACGTCGCGCTCCCCGATCATGGACTCGTACGTCACGGACGACATTCATAGCGACGGCATGCACGCCCGCCCGGTCGTCGGCGGTTTCTTCATCAAGGCGCTGACCGACCAGGCCATTTGGAAGAAGTGGGCGAGCCGCGACACCGCCAAAATCTCAGGATGGGCGCCGCTGCCTCCGAAGCCAGTCACCAAGGATGTCGTCCCGACCTCCGAGACCACGCCGCAGACCTGGCGCTACACCACCGACAAGCCCGCGGACAACTGGACGGCGGCGAACTTCGACGACTCCAGCTGGAAGGAAGCCCCGGCGGGCTTCGGCAACAACGGCGCGCACCATACCGACTGGGGAACGGCCGACATCTGGATCCGCCGCACGGTCACGCTCCCGGCAGGCCCCTATCGCAACCTGCAGTTCAGCGTGTTCCATGACGAGGATATCGACGCCTATATCAACGGCGTCCTCGCCGCGACCGAGGGCGGCTGGACCACCAGCTACACGCTGCTGGACATCGCGCCCGAAGCGCGCGCGCTGATCAAACCCGGCGCCGCGATCACCCTCGCCGCCCATGTCCACCAGACCACCGGCGGCCAGGGCGTCGACCTGGGAATCGTCGACGTACAGCCGGCGAAATAA
- a CDS encoding anthranilate synthase component II: protein MSKVLVIDNYDSFTYNLVQYLGEMGADLDVRRNDTLTVADIKALAPEKILISPGPGTPDEAGITLEVIRELGATVPIFGVCLGMQALGQAVGGKVIRADKLMHGKTSAITHTGKGVFAGLPSPLEATRYHSLIVERATLPDSVEITAESADGEIMGLKHKTWPLEGVQFHPESVLTEHGKQMIRNFLEN from the coding sequence ATGTCAAAAGTGCTCGTCATCGATAACTACGACTCTTTCACTTACAACCTTGTCCAATACCTGGGCGAGATGGGCGCGGACCTAGACGTCCGCCGCAATGATACGCTCACGGTCGCCGACATTAAAGCGCTGGCGCCGGAGAAGATTTTAATATCGCCGGGGCCGGGGACGCCGGATGAGGCGGGGATTACGCTGGAGGTGATCCGGGAGCTGGGGGCGACGGTTCCGATTTTTGGCGTTTGCCTGGGAATGCAGGCGCTGGGGCAGGCGGTCGGCGGCAAGGTGATCCGGGCGGATAAGCTGATGCATGGGAAGACTTCGGCGATCACGCATACCGGGAAGGGCGTGTTTGCCGGGCTGCCGTCGCCGCTGGAGGCGACTCGGTACCATTCGCTGATCGTGGAGCGGGCGACGCTGCCGGATAGCGTGGAGATTACGGCGGAATCGGCGGATGGGGAGATTATGGGACTGAAGCATAAGACGTGGCCGCTGGAGGGGGTGCAATTTCATCCGGAATCCGTGCTGACCGAGCATGGAAAACAGATGATCCGGAATTTCCTGGAAAACTGA
- a CDS encoding Nif3-like dinuclear metal center hexameric protein, with the protein MQKLAHIVSALDDLFKIKQVDSDPAFRQFVPMTYEPLGVDWRGYFEPEFCTRFNGLTIRGHEDVGAVFCGVFPSEIVIDRFIQQARPGDLFFSHHALDMRMGDPRGKSQPEPFIIPIPEAQLQAMRERGLSYYSCHIPMDLNWQIGTTAAIIEIIGATIVDHVYDGEHGPYGAICELAPRSTDTLIAELIAAMDLPYEEFLGAKHNELTRIAIVAGAGTRVELYEEAQSKGAQTYVTGEIRNHIDNEIGRSRDARIMEYAKTTPMSLIGTSHAASEYLVMKTQMKAWFENVMHSDVRLLPENHWWR; encoded by the coding sequence ATGCAAAAGCTCGCACACATCGTAAGCGCGCTTGATGACCTCTTCAAGATCAAGCAAGTCGACAGCGATCCCGCGTTTCGGCAGTTTGTGCCGATGACTTATGAGCCTCTCGGTGTCGATTGGCGCGGCTACTTCGAGCCAGAGTTTTGCACTCGGTTCAACGGGCTTACGATACGTGGTCACGAAGATGTCGGCGCTGTATTCTGCGGCGTGTTCCCAAGTGAAATCGTCATCGATCGATTTATCCAGCAGGCGCGGCCTGGCGATCTGTTCTTTTCGCATCATGCTCTCGACATGCGGATGGGCGATCCTCGGGGCAAATCGCAGCCAGAACCGTTCATCATTCCCATCCCCGAGGCGCAGCTTCAGGCGATGCGCGAACGCGGTCTGTCGTACTATTCGTGCCATATACCGATGGACTTGAACTGGCAAATTGGCACGACAGCAGCGATTATCGAGATAATTGGGGCGACAATCGTGGACCATGTTTACGACGGGGAACACGGACCGTACGGAGCAATCTGTGAACTCGCGCCGCGCAGCACCGACACTTTGATCGCCGAGCTCATCGCGGCGATGGACCTTCCCTATGAGGAGTTCCTCGGCGCGAAGCATAACGAACTCACGCGCATTGCGATCGTCGCCGGCGCCGGAACACGCGTCGAGCTCTACGAGGAGGCGCAATCCAAGGGAGCGCAGACGTATGTGACCGGCGAAATCCGAAATCATATCGACAACGAAATTGGCCGATCGCGCGACGCCCGAATCATGGAGTATGCCAAGACGACGCCCATGTCGCTGATCGGGACATCGCATGCGGCTTCGGAGTACTTGGTCATGAAAACGCAGATGAAAGCGTGGTTTGAAAACGTCATGCACTCTGACGTTCGCCTGCTGCCAGAGAATCACTGGTGGCGTTGA
- a CDS encoding glutaminase family protein has protein sequence MKLLHSATVFTLSAISALLPICAGAQDLRPPATPLVAINPNFSIWSRTTNLNDSTTKHWTGRDHALVSLIRIDGKTYRLMGAGPSGVPALPQLSVKVLPTRSIYDFENDAVHVTLTFTTPSLPDDLDVLARPVTYLTWDVKSHGGSHTVSLYDSTSSELSVNETNQQVVWKRETFGPLTALSVGTKDQTYLVPSGDDTRIDWGYAYAAANAQQSKSAIGGNIKLLTSFINDGSLPSSDDTRQPRAVADDQPVLAFTFDLGKVGSKPVSRHLSLAYDEIYSINFFRQKLQPFWRRNGATPSDLLQAAEKDYDSLTKRSADFDATMMADMTKVGGAKYAQVTALAYRQTLAGSGLAADPNKQPLIFPKENSSNGCIATVDIIYPAAPQFLLMGPTYAKALAAPAMLYSAASRWKFPFAPHDLGTYPKATGQVYGGGENSTNEGDMMPVEESGNLILLCDAIAKQEGNPDFASRFWPQLTKWEQYLEKYGLDPEDQLCTDDFMGHLAHNSNLAVKAILAIAAYGDLCRMRGDAASADKYQALAKADALHWTEAASDGDHSRLAFDKPNSWSQKYNLVWDKISGLNVFPADTAQKEIAYYKTQMKQYGLPLDSRTKLTKTDWEYWTATLADNQADFETITNPIYDYLYVTDQRLPLVDSYNTDDTPPNPAFRARPVVGGFFIKAISDPAIWKKWSAADTAKVGGWANVPEAPVIQPVIATSENTAQSWKYTTDRPSDDWNKAGFDDTSWKTGAAPFGKAGTSGIKMLGTSWLTDDIWIRRTVTLPAGPFTDLQFLVLHDDDVDIYVNGVLAATEGGANGSYQLLDTYAAAQALMTPGATVTIAAHIRQTGGDQSADLGLADVVPAK, from the coding sequence ATGAAGCTTTTGCATTCCGCGACGGTCTTCACACTCTCCGCGATCTCGGCCCTGCTGCCGATCTGCGCGGGAGCGCAGGACCTTCGTCCGCCCGCGACGCCGCTGGTCGCCATCAATCCGAACTTCAGCATCTGGTCGCGCACGACCAACCTCAACGACAGCACGACCAAGCACTGGACCGGGCGCGATCATGCGCTCGTCAGCTTGATCCGTATCGACGGCAAAACATATCGTTTGATGGGCGCCGGGCCGTCGGGCGTTCCCGCGCTGCCGCAGCTCAGCGTCAAGGTTCTGCCGACGCGCAGCATCTACGATTTCGAGAACGACGCCGTCCACGTCACCCTCACCTTCACCACTCCCTCGCTTCCCGACGACCTGGACGTACTGGCCCGGCCCGTCACCTATCTGACCTGGGACGTCAAGTCGCACGGCGGCTCGCACACTGTTTCGCTCTACGACAGCACCAGCTCGGAACTCTCGGTCAATGAAACGAATCAGCAAGTCGTCTGGAAGCGCGAGACGTTCGGGCCGCTGACGGCGCTCAGCGTCGGGACCAAAGACCAGACGTATCTCGTTCCCTCCGGTGACGACACACGCATCGACTGGGGATATGCCTACGCCGCCGCGAACGCTCAGCAGTCCAAATCCGCCATCGGCGGCAATATCAAGCTGCTGACTTCGTTTATTAACGATGGGTCGCTCCCGAGTTCAGACGACACCCGCCAGCCGCGCGCCGTCGCCGACGACCAGCCGGTCCTCGCCTTTACGTTCGACCTTGGCAAAGTCGGGAGCAAGCCGGTCTCGCGCCACCTGAGCCTGGCCTACGACGAGATCTACTCCATCAACTTCTTCCGCCAGAAGCTCCAGCCGTTCTGGCGGCGCAACGGCGCAACGCCGTCCGATCTGCTCCAGGCGGCGGAAAAAGACTACGATTCCCTCACCAAGCGCAGCGCCGACTTCGACGCGACGATGATGGCGGACATGACCAAAGTCGGCGGCGCGAAGTACGCCCAGGTCACCGCGCTGGCTTACCGGCAGACGCTCGCCGGAAGCGGGCTCGCCGCCGATCCCAACAAGCAGCCGCTGATCTTCCCCAAAGAGAACAGCAGCAACGGCTGTATCGCCACCGTGGATATCATCTATCCCGCCGCCCCGCAGTTCCTGCTGATGGGACCGACTTACGCCAAGGCCCTCGCCGCGCCCGCCATGCTTTACAGCGCCGCGAGCCGCTGGAAATTCCCCTTCGCCCCGCATGATCTTGGCACTTATCCCAAAGCCACCGGTCAGGTCTACGGCGGCGGAGAAAACTCGACCAACGAAGGCGATATGATGCCGGTCGAAGAATCCGGAAATCTGATCCTGCTCTGCGACGCCATCGCCAAACAAGAAGGCAACCCCGACTTCGCCTCGCGCTTCTGGCCGCAATTGACCAAATGGGAGCAGTATCTGGAGAAGTACGGTCTGGATCCGGAAGACCAGCTCTGCACCGACGACTTCATGGGACATCTCGCCCATAACTCGAATCTTGCGGTCAAGGCGATCCTCGCCATCGCCGCCTATGGCGACCTCTGCCGCATGCGCGGCGATGCGGCGTCGGCCGATAAGTATCAGGCGCTGGCGAAAGCCGACGCGCTGCACTGGACCGAAGCGGCCAGCGACGGCGACCATTCTCGTCTCGCCTTCGACAAACCCAACAGCTGGAGCCAGAAATATAACCTCGTCTGGGATAAAATCTCGGGACTGAACGTCTTCCCCGCCGATACGGCTCAAAAGGAAATCGCGTACTACAAGACGCAGATGAAGCAGTACGGTCTGCCGCTCGATTCGCGCACCAAGCTGACCAAGACCGACTGGGAGTACTGGACCGCGACGCTCGCCGACAACCAGGCCGACTTCGAGACAATCACCAATCCGATCTACGATTATCTTTACGTGACGGATCAGCGCCTGCCCCTGGTCGACTCCTATAATACGGACGACACCCCGCCAAACCCGGCGTTCCGCGCCCGCCCGGTCGTCGGCGGCTTCTTCATCAAGGCGATCTCCGATCCGGCGATCTGGAAGAAGTGGTCGGCGGCGGACACCGCGAAGGTCGGCGGCTGGGCGAATGTTCCCGAGGCGCCGGTCATCCAGCCCGTCATCGCGACCTCCGAGAACACCGCGCAGAGCTGGAAGTACACGACGGACCGTCCGTCGGACGACTGGAACAAAGCCGGCTTCGACGACACGTCCTGGAAAACGGGCGCCGCGCCGTTCGGCAAGGCCGGCACGTCCGGCATCAAGATGCTGGGGACAAGCTGGCTGACCGACGATATCTGGATTCGCCGCACCGTGACGCTGCCCGCAGGACCGTTTACGGACCTTCAATTCCTGGTGCTCCACGACGACGATGTCGATATTTATGTCAACGGCGTCCTCGCGGCTACCGAAGGCGGCGCCAACGGCTCGTACCAACTGCTGGACACCTACGCCGCCGCCCAGGCGCTCATGACTCCCGGCGCGACGGTCACCATCGCCGCCCATATCCGCCAAACCGGCGGCGACCAGAGCGCCGACCTGGGCCTCGCCGATGTGGTTCCCGCGAAATAA
- a CDS encoding DUF6368 family protein, giving the protein MGGPSCSILVARELDETQHEALDRYMDSISTGHDGNEYQVRNLRSKTWKVTLPLPGLFWVGVEPCEWNPGSSHNHLFAEAFGFAPRQYIGCSSICSGEHNDRILGEIVAAISEIIDGIVDFESCLWPPLPLECPYDHTALRKRARWSEDCEPAFRNMVKRMPGRVVGIPIDGKDWVTHYADSRFMRAWMGKPRKHYLY; this is encoded by the coding sequence GTGGGTGGACCAAGTTGCTCAATACTCGTCGCCCGCGAACTCGATGAGACCCAACACGAGGCGCTGGATCGGTATATGGACAGCATCAGCACAGGTCATGATGGGAACGAATATCAGGTTCGGAATCTCAGAAGCAAGACTTGGAAAGTCACGCTGCCACTGCCGGGCCTCTTCTGGGTAGGCGTGGAGCCATGCGAATGGAACCCAGGTTCTTCGCACAATCATCTATTCGCGGAAGCGTTTGGGTTTGCGCCGCGCCAATATATTGGCTGCTCCTCGATCTGCTCCGGCGAGCATAACGACCGCATCCTCGGCGAGATTGTTGCGGCCATCTCCGAGATTATCGACGGAATTGTCGACTTTGAGTCGTGTCTATGGCCGCCCCTGCCGCTCGAATGCCCTTACGATCACACGGCCTTGCGCAAGAGAGCGCGTTGGTCGGAGGATTGCGAGCCCGCATTTCGCAATATGGTGAAGAGGATGCCCGGCCGAGTCGTCGGGATACCGATCGATGGAAAAGATTGGGTCACACACTACGCGGACTCTCGGTTTATGCGCGCATGGATGGGAAAACCACGCAAGCATTATCTATACTGA
- a CDS encoding M24 family metallopeptidase: MNIYEQRLSRVRTEMALQGLDTLILTPGAAMRYLTGFSEEGYERLLALIVPDDQPWLFITPAINAEQVRANPAGVTDVRVWDDAGGWETLLAEVFVDLTLDIGIVGLDESMPARFALKIQGLAPTTLLKLAGSAIEPLRAAKDTLELAAMQHAADVTDSLIPIVYDACKIGATERSVALAIETSLNERGHTTSFGSIIGAGANGALPHHHTGKTRIKSGDVMVLDFGAKVDGYCGDITRVAAIEHASDEAKRVYEIVYAAHQAAVAAVQPGATGHDVDAAARKVIADAGYGDFFLHRTGHGIGLEDHESPYIVEGNRIKLQPGNCCSIEPGIYLPGKFGVRLENIFTVTEDGAARVFNEAIAPEIPILG, from the coding sequence ATGAACATCTACGAACAGCGATTGAGCCGCGTGCGCACAGAGATGGCGCTTCAGGGACTGGACACGCTGATCCTGACGCCCGGCGCCGCGATGCGCTATCTGACGGGATTCAGCGAGGAAGGCTACGAGCGCCTGCTGGCGCTGATCGTGCCGGACGACCAGCCGTGGCTGTTCATCACGCCGGCGATCAACGCGGAGCAGGTGCGCGCGAACCCGGCGGGCGTCACGGACGTGCGCGTTTGGGACGACGCCGGCGGCTGGGAAACGTTGCTGGCGGAAGTGTTCGTGGACCTGACGCTCGATATTGGAATCGTCGGGCTCGACGAAAGCATGCCCGCGCGCTTCGCATTGAAGATCCAGGGATTGGCGCCGACCACACTGCTGAAACTCGCCGGCTCGGCCATCGAACCGCTGCGCGCCGCCAAGGATACGCTGGAGCTGGCCGCGATGCAGCACGCCGCCGATGTCACGGATTCGCTGATTCCCATCGTCTACGACGCCTGCAAGATCGGCGCGACCGAACGCAGCGTCGCACTGGCGATTGAAACGAGCCTGAACGAGCGCGGACACACCACGTCGTTCGGATCGATCATCGGCGCGGGCGCGAACGGAGCGCTGCCGCACCACCATACCGGCAAAACACGCATCAAAAGCGGCGACGTGATGGTGCTGGACTTCGGCGCGAAGGTCGACGGCTACTGCGGCGACATCACGCGCGTCGCGGCCATCGAGCATGCCAGCGATGAGGCCAAACGTGTCTACGAGATCGTCTACGCGGCGCATCAAGCGGCGGTGGCCGCCGTGCAGCCCGGCGCGACCGGGCATGATGTGGACGCCGCCGCGCGCAAGGTGATCGCCGACGCCGGCTATGGCGACTTCTTCCTGCACCGCACCGGACACGGCATCGGCCTGGAAGACCACGAGTCCCCTTACATCGTCGAAGGCAACCGCATCAAGCTACAGCCGGGCAACTGCTGCTCGATCGAGCCGGGGATCTATCTGCCCGGCAAGTTCGGCGTGCGCCTGGAAAACATCTTCACCGTCACCGAAGACGGAGCCGCGCGCGTGTTCAATGAGGCGATCGCGCCGGAAATCCCCATCCTCGGCTGA
- a CDS encoding PD40 domain-containing protein, producing the protein MARNSFHWTMAAILLGGGVNIGAAAKAHHAAHPAHPRSDRIAFDRVGQVCVMSPRDGRVTHITTDAPVYGDPTSPSWSPDGSKIAFRRYDPSVSRFQIFLIHADGTGKVRLTDGKDLCADPRFSPDGKTILFSAYHDAIGHYRIYSLNVSSGRAKRLSHGPGEDGSPTWSPSGSRYAYIHFDPAQGRSQIFIASADGSGAHPAFPAMARHNFDAPAWSPDGRKIAFTWKRNGRSRIYVLRLHRKSRLREWIHTQYDDFSPAWSPDGRQIAFCRVAVNTKSQIYVANANGAHPRQISDGSTTDSTPAWRPHL; encoded by the coding sequence GTGGCGCGCAATTCGTTTCATTGGACGATGGCGGCGATACTGCTCGGCGGCGGCGTCAACATTGGCGCCGCCGCGAAAGCTCACCATGCGGCGCATCCCGCTCACCCTCGCTCCGATCGGATCGCCTTCGATCGGGTCGGTCAGGTGTGCGTGATGTCGCCGCGCGACGGGCGCGTCACGCACATCACCACGGATGCGCCGGTTTATGGAGACCCAACGTCGCCGTCGTGGAGCCCGGACGGCTCGAAGATCGCGTTCCGGCGCTATGATCCGTCGGTAAGCCGCTTTCAGATCTTTCTGATTCATGCGGATGGAACCGGGAAAGTCCGATTGACGGATGGCAAAGACCTTTGCGCCGATCCACGATTTTCGCCCGATGGAAAGACAATTCTCTTCAGCGCGTATCACGACGCTATCGGACATTACAGGATCTACTCGCTCAATGTTTCCAGCGGACGCGCCAAGCGGCTCAGCCATGGCCCCGGAGAAGACGGATCTCCCACATGGTCCCCGAGCGGCTCCCGCTACGCCTACATCCATTTCGATCCCGCGCAAGGGCGCTCCCAAATCTTTATCGCCAGCGCCGATGGATCGGGCGCGCACCCTGCCTTTCCGGCAATGGCGCGCCACAACTTCGACGCGCCCGCATGGTCCCCAGACGGCCGAAAGATCGCGTTCACCTGGAAGCGCAATGGGCGCTCACGTATTTACGTGCTGCGGCTTCATCGCAAATCCCGTCTTCGGGAATGGATACACACCCAGTACGATGACTTCTCGCCCGCGTGGTCCCCGGATGGGCGGCAAATCGCATTCTGCCGTGTTGCGGTCAACACCAAAAGCCAGATTTATGTCGCGAACGCCAATGGCGCCCACCCGCGCCAAATCTCGGACGGCTCCACAACCGACAGCACGCCCGCATGGCGTCCGCACTTGTGA